In Puniceicoccales bacterium, a single window of DNA contains:
- a CDS encoding DUF935 domain-containing protein, which yields MKTISQISEARIKSSMRARFNPIKTLTPDSLSHMLDSFAMGYLRSAAMTWDSIERRDDVIQGVAAKRKKSVARLQWEIIALDQSEEALNHKCALEYFYDNLSATHACDGNERGGFGLLVKQMMDAIGKKYAVHEIIYVPETKRDKLKLTAVFRFVPLWFFENKTGSLRFLENDTAIDGVALEDGSWLITVGDGLMEASSIAYLFKHLPLRDWLVYCERNGMPGIKGITNALPGSPQWEAARDAVADFGAEFNALMSEGTSIETIDLTTRGELPYPALVDRMDRAISALWRGSDLSTLSRTSGAGASLQADETALIEEDDANMISETLNEQVDKFVIRHLFGDTGPKAYIRLVTKPRTNSKDEIAIYRELFDMGVPLTVEDIREKFGLTTPENSENILRKNI from the coding sequence ATGAAAACAATTTCACAGATTTCGGAAGCAAGGATTAAAAGCTCCATGAGAGCCAGGTTTAATCCAATAAAAACATTGACCCCGGATTCATTGTCCCATATGTTGGACTCCTTTGCCATGGGCTATCTCCGCAGCGCTGCCATGACCTGGGATTCCATCGAGCGAAGAGACGATGTGATCCAAGGTGTTGCCGCAAAAAGGAAAAAATCAGTGGCCAGATTGCAATGGGAAATCATCGCACTGGACCAGTCCGAAGAGGCACTGAATCATAAGTGTGCTCTGGAATATTTTTATGATAATCTCTCAGCCACCCATGCCTGCGATGGCAATGAACGTGGCGGATTCGGCCTACTGGTGAAGCAAATGATGGACGCCATAGGTAAAAAATATGCAGTGCATGAAATAATTTATGTTCCTGAAACTAAAAGAGATAAGTTAAAGCTGACCGCTGTATTTAGGTTTGTTCCTCTATGGTTTTTTGAAAATAAAACCGGATCTCTGAGATTTCTCGAAAATGACACAGCCATCGATGGTGTTGCGTTGGAAGACGGCTCCTGGCTTATAACCGTCGGCGATGGTTTAATGGAGGCTTCTTCGATTGCCTACCTATTTAAACATCTTCCTCTGCGAGACTGGCTTGTATATTGTGAACGCAATGGAATGCCTGGGATCAAAGGCATAACCAATGCCTTGCCAGGATCACCCCAATGGGAAGCAGCCCGGGATGCGGTGGCCGATTTTGGTGCAGAATTTAATGCCCTAATGTCCGAAGGAACCTCCATCGAAACCATAGATTTAACCACCCGAGGAGAGCTACCTTACCCAGCGCTGGTCGACCGAATGGATCGAGCAATCTCTGCTCTATGGCGTGGTTCAGATTTATCAACATTATCAAGAACATCTGGGGCCGGAGCTTCGCTTCAGGCCGATGAAACTGCTTTGATTGAAGAAGACGATGCAAACATGATTTCCGAGACATTGAATGAACAGGTGGATAAATTTGTCATCAGGCATTTATTCGGCGACACTGGACCAAAGGCTTATATCAGGTTGGTTACAAAACCAAGGACTAACAGCAAGGATGAAATAGCCATCT